Proteins from one Desulforhopalus sp. genomic window:
- a CDS encoding gamma-glutamylcyclotransferase, translated as MQNFLSPLITTVYTAMLNLFTYGSLMCSDIMFQVASCQPDFVPASLKDYFRSRIRGEEYPGIIAQPGSEVAGVLYLDLPPSAMERLDRFEGRQYLRREVQVVTEGRGLCAAAVYVIHPEHKELLTGEPWSYEHFIAVGKSRFLSAYLGFQKIPPGSAGE; from the coding sequence ATGCAAAATTTCTTATCACCTTTAATAACTACCGTTTACACCGCCATGCTCAATCTCTTTACCTACGGCTCACTGATGTGCAGTGATATCATGTTCCAGGTTGCCAGCTGCCAGCCTGACTTCGTCCCGGCAAGCCTCAAGGACTATTTTCGTTCGCGGATTCGCGGCGAGGAGTATCCGGGCATCATCGCCCAGCCGGGGAGTGAGGTTGCAGGCGTCCTCTACCTGGATCTGCCACCATCCGCCATGGAGCGGCTCGACCGTTTCGAGGGCAGGCAGTACCTCCGCCGGGAGGTGCAGGTCGTAACCGAAGGCCGTGGCCTTTGCGCCGCTGCTGTCTACGTCATTCACCCCGAGCATAAAGAGCTTTTGACCGGCGAGCCGTGGAGCTATGAGCATTTTATCGCGGTGGGAAAATCGCGGTTTCTCTCGGCCTATCTGGGGTTTCAAAAAATCCCGCCGGGATCAGCGGGAGAATAA
- the rph gene encoding ribonuclease PH, translating to MRSNNRQPDELRPLSIERGVQYQADASILIRMGNTHVLCGVSVEEKVPPFLQNTGRGWLTAEYGILPCATNSRYRRETQGQSGRTMEIQRLIGRSLRMMVDLSMIGERTLRVDCDVLNADGGTRTAAITGGALAVRDALVKLVRDGKLEKLPEILPVAAISAGIVEGTPLLDLDYQEDSAAETDANFVMAGDGRWIEIQATAEGGPFSDEAYLAISGLARRGIADLFRLWKDATPVNR from the coding sequence ATGAGAAGCAATAACCGGCAGCCTGATGAGCTCAGGCCATTATCGATAGAGCGGGGCGTGCAATACCAGGCCGACGCCTCTATCCTCATCCGTATGGGCAATACCCACGTGCTCTGCGGGGTGAGCGTGGAAGAGAAGGTGCCACCCTTCCTGCAGAACACTGGGCGCGGCTGGCTTACCGCCGAATACGGCATCCTCCCCTGCGCCACCAATAGCCGCTATCGCCGGGAAACCCAGGGACAGTCGGGGCGGACCATGGAGATCCAGCGCCTGATCGGCAGGAGCCTGCGGATGATGGTCGATCTTTCTATGATCGGTGAACGGACGCTGCGGGTTGACTGCGATGTCCTCAACGCCGACGGCGGCACCCGCACCGCCGCCATCACCGGCGGAGCACTGGCGGTCCGCGACGCCCTGGTAAAGCTGGTGCGGGACGGTAAACTTGAAAAACTCCCGGAAATTCTGCCGGTTGCGGCGATTTCCGCAGGAATTGTCGAGGGCACACCGCTGCTTGACCTGGATTACCAGGAGGATTCCGCCGCCGAAACCGATGCCAATTTCGTGATGGCCGGTGACGGCCGATGGATTGAAATCCAGGCCACTGCCGAGGGCGGACCCTTTTCCGATGAGGCCTATCTGGCCATTTCCGGCCTTGCCCGGCGCGGTATCGCCGATTTATTTCGGTTGTGGAAGGATGCCACCCCGGTAAACCGTTGA
- a CDS encoding pyridoxamine 5'-phosphate oxidase family protein, whose protein sequence is MRRKFNEISNKSTIDEILLRCRVGRLATTGGDGYPYITPVNYVYMDGAVYFHCARQGEKLDNLQRDPKVCFAVDRPLAYLDTAYDKSMPVCDVGQYYQSVVIRGRAEIVEDVVEKVAALNALMACHENVPDFAEITAETPAVALCTVVAVRVEQVTGKANLGQKKPAAEKEKICAYLRRRGLPGDLEAADLIG, encoded by the coding sequence ATGCGAAGAAAATTCAATGAGATAAGTAATAAAAGTACGATTGACGAGATCCTCCTCCGCTGCCGTGTCGGCAGACTGGCGACCACCGGCGGCGACGGCTATCCGTATATCACCCCGGTTAATTATGTTTACATGGATGGGGCAGTCTATTTTCATTGCGCCAGGCAGGGTGAAAAACTCGACAATCTGCAACGCGATCCCAAGGTGTGCTTTGCCGTCGATCGGCCGCTTGCCTACCTCGACACCGCCTACGACAAGAGTATGCCGGTCTGTGATGTCGGCCAGTATTACCAGTCGGTGGTCATTCGCGGCCGGGCGGAGATTGTCGAGGATGTCGTGGAAAAGGTGGCCGCCCTCAATGCCCTTATGGCCTGCCATGAAAATGTTCCGGACTTCGCCGAGATAACCGCCGAAACGCCGGCGGTGGCCTTGTGCACCGTTGTGGCGGTGCGGGTAGAACAGGTCACTGGTAAGGCCAACCTGGGTCAGAAAAAGCCCGCCGCCGAGAAGGAGAAAATTTGCGCGTATCTGCGCCGGAGGGGACTGCCGGGCGATCTGGAGGCCGCCGATCTTATCGGTTAG
- a CDS encoding DUF2339 domain-containing protein: protein MHLALGVVIGFLVMLQFGFGHALLGGLVGALAAEVLSLRKRLNILEQKPETKGRQEQEVVFSPVNAQPAAPARPAAPLARPRPVPVAAPSMAGSSHQPPKERQPNLLDRFFATLGQGAARATSTIKEFFSTGNVVLKIGVIIVFFGVAFLLKYAAQRDMVPLELRLAGVAISGMAMLATGWWLRRRKTGYGLVLQGGGVGILYLVVFGAAKLYGFLPMVFALAVMVGLVALSCLLAVLQDAKSLAVFGIVGGFLAPVLMSTGGGSHVMLFSYYGLLNAGIFGIAWMKAWRDLNLIGFVFTFAIGTFWGSSGYRPEHFATTEPFLLIFFVFYAGIAILFAHRQPVNLRGFIDGPLVFGLPLVVSGLQYYLVMDTQYGLALSALGFGLFYLSLATFLWRRLSERMHLLAEAFLALGVVFGTLAIPLALDGRWSASIWALEGAGMVWVGVRQQRVVARHFGLLLQAAAAFIFLDSVWYPFKAWPFANHHFLGCGFLAGAGLLSGYYLDRHNGELKTWERFYPLPLLAWGLAWWYIGGLREVDRQLPARETLHGFLLYCSATTMLVGIAVKKIHWPRLALALLLQLPAMVILVPVSFLDLHSGSHLLAGWGLAAWAIAFIVQYRLLHLFTGAWSRRIEIAWHLGTLWLLVFVLSHEAAWAVGRLTGLASVWAWVCWAVVPIGGLFLLMNWPNLTLWPVGTFRSAYLGVGTVPLAAALCIWLVASFSFAGNPSPLPYLPVINPLEISGIMAVFTLFMTLSRWTDIASFGGKLPKEKQLRGVVGVLLFFLVNSVVARSVHFYAGIPYYADSLYHSAIFQAAIAALWGVSALAITIWATRRGSRPLWTVGAILLSMVVLKLFIVDLSRTGTIARIVSFLVVGVLMLIIGYFSPMPPKKSEEKSP, encoded by the coding sequence ATGCATCTGGCTCTGGGTGTGGTGATTGGTTTTCTCGTAATGCTCCAGTTTGGCTTTGGCCATGCTCTTCTCGGTGGTCTGGTCGGGGCCTTGGCGGCGGAGGTACTCTCTCTTCGTAAGCGCCTGAATATCTTGGAACAAAAACCTGAAACCAAGGGCAGGCAGGAACAGGAAGTTGTCTTTTCACCGGTCAATGCCCAACCGGCCGCACCTGCTCGCCCTGCCGCACCGCTTGCAAGGCCACGGCCGGTACCGGTTGCCGCTCCATCCATGGCTGGTAGCAGTCACCAGCCGCCTAAGGAGCGGCAGCCAAACCTCCTCGACCGGTTTTTTGCGACCCTTGGCCAGGGGGCTGCCCGAGCCACCTCGACAATCAAAGAATTCTTCAGTACCGGCAATGTCGTATTGAAAATCGGTGTCATCATCGTCTTCTTCGGTGTCGCCTTCCTTCTCAAGTATGCCGCCCAGCGGGACATGGTGCCGCTTGAACTGCGTCTTGCAGGTGTAGCGATCTCCGGTATGGCGATGCTGGCAACCGGCTGGTGGCTGCGCCGCCGCAAGACCGGCTACGGCCTGGTTCTGCAAGGCGGAGGGGTCGGTATTCTCTACCTGGTGGTCTTTGGCGCCGCCAAGCTCTATGGCTTCTTGCCCATGGTCTTCGCCCTGGCGGTAATGGTCGGCCTGGTCGCCCTGTCCTGTCTGCTGGCGGTCCTTCAGGACGCCAAGTCCCTGGCGGTCTTCGGTATTGTTGGCGGCTTTCTCGCCCCGGTGCTGATGTCGACGGGTGGCGGCAGCCACGTCATGCTGTTTTCCTACTACGGTCTCCTCAATGCCGGGATCTTCGGCATCGCCTGGATGAAGGCCTGGCGCGACCTCAATCTCATCGGTTTTGTCTTTACCTTTGCCATCGGCACCTTCTGGGGCAGCAGCGGTTACCGGCCCGAGCACTTCGCCACCACCGAACCCTTCCTCCTGATATTCTTTGTCTTTTATGCTGGCATTGCCATTCTCTTTGCCCATCGCCAACCGGTCAATCTGCGGGGATTTATTGACGGTCCCCTGGTCTTTGGTCTGCCCCTGGTGGTTTCCGGCCTGCAGTATTATCTGGTCATGGATACTCAATACGGTCTGGCTTTGTCGGCCCTTGGCTTTGGCCTTTTTTACCTGAGCCTGGCAACCTTTTTGTGGCGCAGGCTCAGCGAGCGGATGCATCTGCTTGCCGAGGCATTTCTGGCACTCGGGGTGGTCTTTGGTACTCTGGCCATCCCTCTGGCTCTCGACGGACGCTGGTCGGCCTCGATCTGGGCCCTGGAAGGGGCGGGAATGGTATGGGTCGGAGTACGGCAGCAGCGGGTGGTTGCCCGTCACTTCGGCCTGCTGTTGCAAGCGGCGGCGGCCTTCATCTTCCTTGATTCGGTATGGTATCCGTTCAAGGCCTGGCCCTTTGCCAATCATCATTTCCTCGGTTGCGGATTTTTGGCCGGCGCCGGTCTGCTATCCGGATATTATCTCGATCGGCACAACGGTGAACTGAAAACCTGGGAGCGCTTTTACCCTTTGCCTCTGCTCGCCTGGGGCCTTGCCTGGTGGTATATCGGCGGGTTGCGGGAGGTGGACAGGCAACTGCCTGCCCGGGAGACGCTACACGGTTTTCTCCTCTATTGCTCGGCCACCACGATGCTTGTTGGCATTGCCGTGAAAAAGATTCACTGGCCTCGGCTGGCTTTGGCCCTGCTGCTGCAGTTGCCGGCAATGGTAATCCTTGTACCGGTAAGTTTCCTCGATCTCCATTCAGGTTCGCACCTGCTTGCCGGCTGGGGACTGGCTGCCTGGGCCATTGCCTTTATCGTCCAGTACCGGCTTCTCCATCTCTTTACCGGGGCATGGTCACGGCGTATCGAAATTGCCTGGCATCTCGGCACCCTCTGGTTGCTGGTCTTTGTCCTCAGTCATGAGGCGGCTTGGGCGGTAGGCCGCTTGACCGGGCTGGCTTCGGTTTGGGCATGGGTGTGCTGGGCGGTGGTACCCATCGGCGGCCTTTTCCTGCTGATGAATTGGCCAAATCTGACTCTCTGGCCTGTTGGGACATTTCGCTCGGCATATCTCGGGGTGGGAACCGTCCCACTCGCCGCAGCCCTTTGCATCTGGCTTGTCGCCTCCTTCAGCTTTGCCGGGAACCCAAGCCCACTCCCCTATCTGCCGGTCATAAATCCCCTGGAAATTTCTGGAATCATGGCAGTTTTTACCCTCTTTATGACACTGTCCCGGTGGACGGATATCGCTTCCTTCGGTGGTAAGCTGCCAAAGGAAAAACAGCTGCGCGGGGTGGTGGGTGTGCTGCTCTTCTTCCTTGTCAACAGTGTTGTCGCCCGGTCTGTGCATTTTTATGCCGGTATTCCTTACTATGCCGATTCACTGTATCATTCGGCGATTTTCCAGGCGGCCATTGCCGCACTATGGGGTGTCAGTGCCCTGGCGATAACTATTTGGGCGACCCGGCGAGGCAGCAGGCCACTGTGGACCGTGGGTGCCATTTTGCTCAGCATGGTGGTGTTGAAGCTGTTCATTGTTGATCTTTCAAGAACGGGTACCATCGCTCGTATTGTCTCGTTTCTGGTGGTGGGGGTGCTGATGCTCATTATCGGCTATTTTTCACCCATGCCGCCGAAGAAAAGTGAGGAAAAAAGTCCATGA
- a CDS encoding DUF3999 domain-containing protein, with the protein MIPLLALQAAFAGTQEVRPDDFAAGYYLEVTSPGPLYSLELPLDVYRTVRRPDLGDIRVFNGAGEVVPHSLRDVAVPPEAVRKKASVPFFPLFENTANPGQSDLAMQVVRNSSGTIVSINADPKPGAGGPQTTSYLLDLSGLKTPVGELDVHWIAGQGSPVYAVTVQHSSDLQRWIPLVANAPLADLQHGGARVEKRNIILPYGPQKYLRLTWQGGTPLVLNRVDAVSPIVPSRQPRQWDDLGSGVVDTGEKVPALNYKTSLRLPVSSAQMVFFDKNPTARIALQSRPTDKDPWHTRCEQVFYKLSFTASEVRNEPCVFQPTTDTLWRAVVREDGAGIGSRQQIPTLQLGWNPSELVFIGRGEPPFLLAFGSAGLEQQDRGDSTVVLQALNAGPANQGIGSARLGSRRELGGERALKSLPPPPPWKKWLLWGVLVAGVACLAGMARSLIKEMNKKAINQTTSEK; encoded by the coding sequence ATGATACCGCTGCTTGCCCTGCAGGCTGCTTTTGCCGGTACTCAGGAGGTACGGCCTGACGATTTCGCCGCCGGCTACTACCTGGAGGTGACCAGCCCCGGCCCCCTCTATTCCCTGGAGCTGCCGCTGGATGTGTACCGGACGGTACGCCGTCCGGATCTCGGCGATATCCGGGTATTCAATGGAGCGGGAGAGGTGGTGCCGCACAGTTTACGAGATGTGGCAGTGCCTCCCGAGGCGGTTCGGAAAAAGGCCAGTGTGCCGTTTTTCCCCCTGTTTGAAAATACCGCCAACCCCGGCCAATCCGATCTGGCGATGCAGGTTGTTCGTAACAGCAGCGGTACCATCGTCAGTATCAATGCCGATCCTAAGCCCGGAGCCGGTGGCCCGCAAACAACCAGCTACCTTCTGGATCTCAGCGGCTTGAAGACGCCGGTTGGCGAACTGGATGTGCATTGGATCGCTGGACAGGGCTCTCCCGTCTACGCGGTGACCGTGCAGCATAGCAGCGACCTGCAGCGTTGGATTCCCTTAGTTGCCAATGCCCCCCTCGCCGACCTGCAGCATGGTGGGGCGCGGGTCGAAAAGAGGAATATCATTCTACCCTACGGCCCGCAGAAATACCTGCGGCTGACCTGGCAGGGTGGCACGCCTCTTGTCCTGAACCGGGTGGACGCCGTCTCGCCGATTGTCCCATCGCGCCAGCCGCGGCAATGGGATGATCTCGGCAGCGGTGTTGTCGATACTGGCGAAAAGGTACCGGCACTAAACTATAAGACCTCCCTCCGCCTGCCGGTCAGCAGTGCCCAGATGGTCTTTTTTGATAAAAACCCGACGGCAAGGATAGCCCTGCAGTCGCGGCCTACCGACAAAGATCCCTGGCATACCCGTTGCGAGCAGGTGTTTTATAAGCTTAGTTTCACAGCCTCGGAGGTGCGCAATGAACCCTGTGTCTTCCAACCGACTACCGATACCCTCTGGCGGGCGGTGGTACGTGAAGATGGGGCGGGGATAGGATCCCGGCAACAGATCCCGACCCTGCAGCTTGGCTGGAATCCCAGCGAACTGGTGTTTATCGGCAGGGGGGAGCCGCCATTTCTCCTTGCCTTCGGCAGTGCCGGACTCGAGCAGCAGGACCGGGGCGACAGTACCGTCGTCCTCCAGGCGCTCAACGCCGGCCCGGCAAATCAGGGGATTGGTTCGGCTCGTCTTGGCAGCAGAAGGGAATTGGGCGGGGAAAGGGCGCTGAAAAGTCTGCCGCCTCCGCCGCCATGGAAGAAGTGGCTGCTTTGGGGCGTTTTGGTTGCTGGTGTCGCCTGTCTGGCGGGGATGGCCCGTAGCCTTATCAAGGAAATGAATAAAAAGGCAATAAATCAGACGACGTCCGAGAAGTAA
- a CDS encoding putative transporter yields MFRSFYQSRKWFVWAYGGGLVLLLALFFQVQLTVQLNEWYGGFYNILQKATEHKVEEFWASMVQFARIAFPYVLIATLTSYFTRVYSFKWREAMTFSYVAKWQLVETEVEGASQRIQEDIYRFARIVESLGLQVIRAIMTLIAFLPILWGLSKGVDLELIKTVPGSLVWVALIVSLGGLLISWFVGIKLPGLEYNNQKVEAAFRKELVYAEDDKVKYGRTETIVELFTGLKFNYNRLFLHYGYFDIWVNFFEQLMVIVPYLIMGSGLFSGLITLGVLVQVSNAFSKVRESFSIFIANWTTITELRSIHKRLKEFQLNINY; encoded by the coding sequence ATGTTCCGATCATTTTATCAAAGCAGGAAGTGGTTTGTTTGGGCCTATGGCGGTGGCTTGGTGTTACTGCTTGCCCTGTTTTTCCAGGTGCAGCTGACGGTTCAACTCAATGAATGGTACGGCGGCTTTTACAATATCCTACAAAAGGCTACCGAACATAAGGTTGAAGAGTTCTGGGCGAGCATGGTGCAGTTTGCCAGGATTGCCTTCCCCTACGTGTTGATTGCCACCCTCACCTCGTACTTTACCCGGGTCTACTCCTTTAAATGGCGGGAGGCCATGACCTTTTCCTACGTGGCAAAATGGCAGCTTGTCGAAACCGAGGTGGAGGGTGCCAGCCAGCGTATCCAGGAGGATATCTACCGCTTTGCCAGGATTGTCGAAAGCCTCGGCCTGCAGGTCATCCGGGCGATCATGACCCTTATTGCCTTTTTGCCGATTCTCTGGGGCCTGAGCAAGGGTGTTGATCTGGAGCTGATCAAGACGGTCCCCGGCAGCCTGGTTTGGGTGGCCCTGATAGTCTCTCTTGGCGGCCTGCTGATTTCCTGGTTTGTCGGCATCAAACTGCCGGGCCTGGAGTATAACAATCAAAAGGTGGAGGCGGCCTTCCGCAAGGAGCTGGTTTATGCCGAGGACGATAAGGTAAAATATGGCCGCACCGAGACCATCGTCGAGCTCTTCACCGGCCTGAAGTTCAACTACAACCGGCTGTTTCTCCACTATGGCTATTTTGATATCTGGGTCAATTTCTTCGAGCAGCTGATGGTCATCGTCCCCTACCTGATCATGGGGTCGGGCTTGTTCTCCGGGCTCATCACCCTCGGTGTGCTGGTGCAGGTATCGAACGCCTTCAGCAAGGTGCGCGAGTCCTTCTCCATCTTTATCGCCAACTGGACGACCATCACCGAACTTCGCTCCATCCACAAGCGTCTCAAGGAATTTCAGCTAAATATAAACTACTGA
- a CDS encoding protein phosphatase 2C domain-containing protein, translating into MTTPKINCWQYKKCGREPGGCMADKDGICPAAAETALNTFNNGVNAGRSCWLVAGTFCDQQIMGTFAEKIDTCKNCSFYQRVQEEEHSFDTTQGNLTLYAATHIGLVKKANEDRYYFKRFADNTLLFAVADGLGGQAAGDYAAEILRGKLANMPLIAKGMEEEVLAALAVETDRFILAAAERDTALEGMGTTLLCVFIREGRASWVHVGDSRLSIYRRGILRQLTEDQNLARYLVEEGEITPEEVADHYSRNILDQALGSLLDSPETGSVELDPGDILLLSTDGFHNLVLPEQIVAELMHSTDLKSTTDFLVKSALKRGGMDNITLIMAKYSPA; encoded by the coding sequence ATGACAACACCTAAAATAAATTGCTGGCAGTACAAGAAATGCGGCCGCGAACCCGGCGGTTGCATGGCCGACAAGGATGGTATTTGTCCGGCGGCAGCGGAAACTGCCCTCAACACCTTCAACAATGGGGTAAACGCCGGAAGATCCTGCTGGCTCGTCGCCGGCACCTTTTGCGACCAGCAAATAATGGGTACTTTTGCCGAAAAAATAGATACATGTAAGAATTGCAGCTTTTACCAAAGAGTGCAAGAGGAGGAACACTCCTTCGATACGACACAGGGGAACCTCACTTTATATGCGGCAACGCATATCGGCCTTGTGAAAAAGGCCAATGAAGATCGCTATTATTTTAAAAGGTTTGCCGATAACACCCTGCTATTCGCGGTTGCCGACGGACTGGGCGGGCAGGCGGCCGGGGATTATGCCGCGGAAATACTGAGAGGCAAACTGGCCAATATGCCGCTGATTGCAAAAGGGATGGAAGAAGAGGTTCTGGCGGCGCTTGCGGTGGAAACAGATAGATTCATCCTAGCCGCTGCCGAGAGAGATACGGCCCTTGAGGGCATGGGAACGACGCTCCTCTGTGTCTTTATCCGCGAAGGCCGTGCCAGCTGGGTACATGTCGGCGACAGCCGGTTGTCCATCTATAGACGGGGAATACTCAGACAGCTCACTGAAGACCAGAACCTGGCGCGTTACCTGGTAGAAGAGGGCGAGATCACTCCCGAGGAAGTGGCCGATCATTACTCACGAAACATCCTCGACCAGGCACTGGGCAGCCTTTTGGACAGCCCGGAGACCGGTTCGGTCGAGCTCGACCCAGGCGATATTCTCCTGCTGTCCACCGATGGATTTCACAATCTGGTCCTCCCGGAACAAATCGTCGCTGAATTGATGCATTCAACGGATCTGAAATCAACCACCGACTTCCTGGTCAAGAGCGCCCTCAAAAGGGGAGGAATGGACAATATCACCTTGATCATGGCCAAATACTCCCCTGCCTGA
- a CDS encoding protein kinase, with translation MQMREQKLNCWEFKKCGREKNGRNVQEMGICPAALDDSFDGINSGINGGRICWAVAGTFCEGTTQGAFHAKRQSCVKCDFFSFVSHQEGASGTPTKLLRLLTDTRDDSFLGELTYRWVKAGERFLVQGGVEDTAYIIQQGTCLAVVEKDGCLHPAGHWSRGDIVGIRGLFTGEPRQSHVEAETDMQLWVLNKHQIDNISHNNPELLSLVTEIVASQFDSKRPVADRRIGKYIATDIIGRGAYSIVYKAVHKDLQMVVAIKMMRHNMVIDSAFLQNFRKEAQIIASLNHENILRVYDFEERYKTVFIVTEYLHGESLRSLLGRLGRIPQLLAIQYLQQICAGLSYAHAKNIIHRDINPDNIMVLPDDRIKILDFGLACPVGTEDEQIGGTLAYQAPELLEEGWADRCSDIYALGITAFELITGQLPFTTDEILTIFQENGQRVLPDPADLLPEIPPELRRIIVKACQHMRKDRYQDIAEVLDDLAPLYNQHVVALPSRTKQQESATIICRYSRKKREDLDRILLEFIRLSEELDIEIQVFKTDEQTGST, from the coding sequence GGAGATGGGGATCTGCCCCGCCGCCCTTGATGATTCATTCGATGGCATAAATAGTGGCATAAATGGCGGGAGAATCTGCTGGGCGGTGGCGGGAACCTTTTGCGAGGGAACAACACAGGGGGCCTTTCACGCCAAGAGACAATCATGCGTCAAATGCGACTTTTTTTCCTTTGTCAGCCACCAGGAGGGCGCAAGCGGCACTCCCACCAAACTGCTGAGGCTGCTTACCGACACCAGGGATGACTCCTTTCTGGGAGAGTTGACGTACCGATGGGTGAAGGCCGGCGAACGTTTTCTGGTGCAGGGGGGCGTTGAAGACACCGCCTATATCATCCAGCAAGGGACTTGCCTGGCGGTCGTCGAAAAGGATGGTTGCCTGCACCCGGCCGGCCATTGGAGCCGCGGCGATATTGTCGGCATCCGCGGGCTTTTTACTGGCGAACCGCGCCAGTCGCATGTTGAGGCGGAAACCGACATGCAGCTGTGGGTGCTCAACAAGCACCAGATCGACAATATCTCCCATAACAATCCCGAGCTTCTCTCCTTGGTGACGGAAATCGTCGCCAGCCAGTTTGACTCCAAACGGCCGGTTGCCGACCGGCGCATCGGTAAGTATATCGCCACCGACATCATCGGCCGTGGGGCCTACTCGATTGTTTACAAGGCGGTACATAAAGATCTGCAAATGGTGGTGGCGATCAAGATGATGCGCCACAACATGGTCATCGATTCCGCTTTTCTTCAAAATTTTCGAAAGGAAGCGCAGATCATCGCTTCCCTGAACCATGAAAATATTCTCAGGGTCTATGATTTTGAAGAGCGGTATAAAACCGTGTTCATTGTTACCGAATATCTTCACGGCGAGTCCCTGCGCAGCCTTCTCGGCCGGCTCGGCAGGATTCCGCAGCTGCTGGCAATACAGTACCTCCAGCAAATCTGCGCCGGTCTGAGCTATGCCCATGCCAAAAACATCATCCACCGGGACATTAATCCCGACAATATTATGGTGTTGCCGGATGATCGTATCAAGATCCTCGACTTCGGTCTGGCCTGCCCGGTGGGCACGGAGGACGAGCAGATCGGCGGTACACTTGCCTACCAGGCACCGGAACTGCTCGAAGAGGGCTGGGCAGATCGGTGCAGCGACATATACGCCCTGGGTATTACCGCCTTTGAGCTGATCACCGGGCAACTGCCGTTTACCACCGACGAGATACTGACGATCTTTCAGGAGAATGGCCAAAGGGTGCTGCCCGACCCGGCAGATCTGCTGCCGGAAATCCCGCCGGAATTACGACGTATTATTGTTAAGGCCTGTCAACATATGAGAAAGGATCGCTATCAGGACATTGCTGAGGTACTCGACGATCTGGCGCCTTTATACAACCAACATGTAGTCGCCCTGCCGTCTCGAACAAAACAGCAGGAGAGCGCGACGATAATCTGCAGGTATTCCAGAAAGAAACGGGAAGATTTGGATCGCATACTGCTGGAGTTCATCCGTTTGTCGGAAGAACTGGACATCGAAATCCAGGTTTTCAAAACCGACGAGCAGACAGGATCAACATAA